Proteins found in one Vulpes vulpes isolate BD-2025 chromosome 13, VulVul3, whole genome shotgun sequence genomic segment:
- the LOC112932032 gene encoding small ribosomal subunit protein eS4, X isoform-like, whose protein sequence is MAHSPKKYLKRVAAPKHWMLDKLTGVFAPRPSTGPHKLRECLPLIIFLRNRLKYALTGGEVKKICMQHFIKIDGKVRTDTTYPAGFMDVISIDNTGENFRLIYDTKGCFAVHQITPEEANYKLCKVRKIFVGTKGIPHLVTHDALTIRYPDPLIKVNDTIQIDLETGKITDLIKFDTGNLCMVTGGANLGRIGVITNRERHPGSSDVVHVKDANGNSFAT, encoded by the coding sequence ATGGCTCATAGTCCCAAGAAGTATCTGAAGCGTGTAGCAGCTCCAAAGCACTGGATGCTGGATAAACTGACTGGTGTGTTTGCCCCTCGCCCATCTACTGGCCCCCATAAACTGAGAGAATGTCTTCCTCTCATCATTTTCCTAAGGAATAGACTTAAGTATGCCCTAACAGGGGGTGAAGTGAAGAAGATCTGTATGCAGCATTTTATTAAGATTGATGGCAAGGTCCGAACTGATACCACCTACCCTGCTGGTTTTATGGATGTCATCAGCATTGACAACACTGGGGAGAATTTCCGTCTAATCTATGACACCAAGGGTTGCTTTGCTGTTCATCAGATTACACCTGAGGAGGCCAACTATAAGTTGTGCAAAGTGAGAAAGATCTTTGTGGGAACAAAAGGAATCCCTCACCTGGTGACTCATGATGCTCTCACCATCCGCTATCCTGATCCCCTCATCAAAGTGAATGACACCATTCAGATTGATTTGGAGACTGGAAAGATTACGGATTTAATCAAGTTTGATACTGGTAATCTGTGTATGGTGACTGGAGGTGCCAACCTGGGAAGAATTGGTGTGATCACCAACCGAGAGAGACACCCTGGTTCTTCTGATGTAGTTCACGTGAAAGATGCCAATGGCAACAGCTTTGCCACCTGA